In Euphorbia lathyris chromosome 10, ddEupLath1.1, whole genome shotgun sequence, a single genomic region encodes these proteins:
- the LOC136208936 gene encoding phosphatidylinositol 4-phosphate 5-kinase 4: MSKEQSGVIKAWEATIRKTQAAKKRANSIFGTNSHGGADEDTDEDMAANSPHHLEPYHAEKVLSNGDYYTGQWFDNFPCGHGKYIWTDGCTYIGEWNTGKTMGKGKFSWPSGAQYEGDFKSGYMDGFGVYTGPSGDTYKGNWVMNLKHGHGVKRFANGDVYDGEWRRGLQEGHGKYQWVNGNYYTGDWKNGSIFGKGKFVWGNGNLYDGNWEDCLPKGNGTFKWPDGSFYVGIWSKDPSEQNGTYYPSTSTQELEWDPQDVYRIHLCDTQICPGEKVTILPSQKRLAVWHSTKGPTCDRPRRLSVDRVSVGVERAYEKMGMWEGDQDDHDHQVRPFEANLLGLNLEEGFNSKYVPIKVPKVVKRQGDTICKGHKNYDLMLNLQLGIRHSVGRPAPVVSLDLKASAFDPKEKIWTRFPPEGTKHTPPHQSSDFKWKDYCPLVFRTLRKLFKVDPADYMLSICGNDALRELSSPGKSGSFFYLTNDDRYMIKTMKKAEAKVLIRMLAAYYNHVKAFENTLVTKFFGLHCVKLNGPVQKKVRFIIMGNLFCSEYVIHRRFDLKGSSLGRTTDKPESEIDATTILKDLDLNFIFRLQKAWFQECFRQVDRDCEFLEQERIMDYSLLVGLHFREVAPNGELIPSASQPGGEVDVDAPRLSRADMDDLLLDPNRWALIRLGVNMPARVERTVRRNQCEYQLVGEATGEYYDVIMFFGIIDILQDYDISKKLEHAYKSIQYDPTSISAVDPKQYSRRFRDFIFRIFTEDM, translated from the exons ATGAGCAAAGAACAAAGCGGAGTCATAAAGGCTTGGGAGGCCACAATACGCAAAACTCAGGCAGCTAAGAAACGTGCAAACAGCATTTTCGGCACCAATTCTCACGGGGGCGCCGACGAAGATACCGACGAAGACATGGCAGCTAATAGTCCTCATCATTTAGAACCTTACCACGCAGAAAAAGTGTTATCAAACGGAGATTACTACACGGGCCAATGGTTCGACAATTTCCCGTGTGGACATGGTAAATATATATGGACAGATGGGTGCACTTACATAGGTGAATGGAACACAGGCAAAACCATGGGAAAAGGCAAATTCAGCTGGCCTTCTGGTGCCCAATATGAAGGTGATTTCAAGAGTGGTTACATGGATGGATTTGGGGTTTACACTGGCCCTAGTGGTGACACTTATAAAGGCAATTGGGTTATGAATTTAAAACACGGACACGGCGTAAAACGCTTTGCCAACGGCGACGTTTACGACGGGGAATGGCGACGAGGGTTACAAGAAGGACATGGTAAATACCAATGGGTAAATGGGAATTACTATACCGGTGATTGGaagaatggttctatttttgGTAAAGGTAAATTTGTTTGGGGTAATGGGAATTTATATGATGGTAATTGGGAAGATTGTTTGCCAAAAGGGAATGGAACATTTAAATGGCCAgatggaagtttttatgtggGGATTTGGAGTAAAGATCCAAGTGAACAAAATGGTACTTATTATCCTTCCACTTCAACACAAGAACTTGAATGGGATCCTCAAGATGTTTATAGGATTCATTTGTGTGACACTCAAATTTGTCCTGGTGAGAAGGTCACCATATTGCCGTCACAAAAACGACTTGCCGTTTGGCATTCCACGAAGGGCCCGACGTGTGATAGGCCGCGGAGGTTGTCGGTGGATCGGGTGAGTGTTGGGGTAGAGAGAGCATATGAAAAAATGGGTATGTGGGAAGGAGATCAAGATGATCATGATCATCAGGTTAGACCTTTTGAAGCTAATTTGTTAGGTTTGAATCTTGAAGAGGGATTTAATTCTAAGTATGTTCCTATTAAAGTTCCTAAAGTTGTTAAGAGACAAGGTGACACTATTTGTAAAGGTCATAAGAATTATGACCTTATGCTCAATCTTCAACTTGGAATAAG GCATTCAGTGGGAAGACCAGCTCCAGTAGTATCTTTAGATTTGAAGGCATCGGCTTTTGACCCTAAAGAAAAAATATGGACTAGATTTCCACCCGAAGGAACCAAGCACACTCCACCTCATCAATCTTCCGATTTTAAATGGAAGGACTATTGCCCTTTGGTTTTcag AACACTAAGGAAGTTGTTCAAGGTTGATCCAGCTGATTACATGTTATCAATATGTGGTAATGATGCACTTCGTGAGCTATCTTCTCCCGGAAAAAGCGGTAGCTTCTTCTATTTGACAAATGATGACCGATATATGATCAAAACTATGAAGAAAGCTGAAGCCAAA GTGCTTATAAGAATGTTGGCGGCTTATTACAACCATGTTAAAGCGTTCGAAAACACTCTAGTTACCAAATTTTTTGGTTTGCATTGTGTCAAGTTAAATGGACCCGTCCAGAAGAAG GTACGATTCATCATAATGGGGAATCTATTCTGCTCAGAATATGTGATACACAGACGTTTTGATTTGAAAGGATCGTCGCTTGGTCGGACTACTGATAAGCCGGAATCAGAGATTGATGCAACCACTATTCTTAAAGATTTAGATCTTAATTTCATTTTCAGATTGCAGAAAGCTTGGTTCCAAGAGTGTTTCAG GCAAGTAGATAGAGATTGTGAGTTTCTTGAACAGGAAAGAATCATGGATTATAGTCTACTTGTTGGTCTTCATTTTAGAGAAGTTGCACCAAATGGAGAACTCATTCCTTCTGCATCTCAACCTGgag GTGAAGTTGATGTTGACGCTCCTCGTCTTTCAAGAGCAGACATGGATGATCTTCTTCTTGACCCCAACAG GTGGGCACTAATAAGACTGGGAGTAAACATGCCAGCAAGAGTAGAAAGAACAGTAAGAAGAAACCAATGTGAGTATCAACTAGTAGGAGAAGCAACCGGAGAATATTATGATGTTATTATGTTTTTTGGTATAATAGACATTCTTCAAGACTATGATATTAGCAAGAAACTTGAGCATGCTTACAAGTCTATCCAATATGATCCTACTTCCATTTCTGCTGTTGATCCTAAACAATATTCCAGGCGTTTTCGTGATTttattttcagaatttttaCTGAAGATATGtga